A segment of the Zingiber officinale cultivar Zhangliang chromosome 8B, Zo_v1.1, whole genome shotgun sequence genome:
agcaaaaCACGCAGCTGCCTCGAGGGACgaaaagttgtggaagagtacgctggcggacgagaaggaagcatgtggcgattctgagggatgagaagccaaagcGGATGCTTGCTCGAGGAGGAGGTCGGAAGTTGCATTCAgatgagctctattccggatggctgaaatcacccaagcaagcggagccggagcggaagacctggatcgATGCAAGCGAAACTAGAGCAGGAGGTCTGGACCAAAAGTCAGCAAAAGGCTGACTTCTTATGcgcggggtgcccggaccagtccggggcgcccgaccAAGTCGGGGCGCTCGAAACCTGAATTTCATCCATATCAATATTGCTTTTGACCGTTGCATTGTAGATAGATTTCTATCTCATTTCAGGTGCCTGGAACACTTCCAGACGCCCcaagcaaggctatataagcagccctgctcccagaagctaattAGAATAAGAATTACatagtaacaacacttgtgtttGAGTTTGTCTGagttttgtgagctttgaatgttgtaagaggcttctccgtccaaaagagatttttagtgcgctttttcatctGCCTTGAATTAATaatctccctggttgtaaccaagtaaattctcgatctctctttccttttagtttctttattagtcttatgcaagtgttcttttaattaagttataagttcgagaaagaTTATGTTTGTTTAATTTATGCAAAGGTTATTCATCTTTCTCTAGTCGACTGTTAAGGGTCCTAACAAAATCCATTAGAAAGAAGATCATGATGATAAAGGGGAGCTTCAATGTGCCTTGTGGTGGTAGAAAAGAAAACACGGAGTAAGGAAGTAATTTAAGTTTTTTGGGGGCAGGATAAAAGGGTAGAGGAAtcgggagaagaagaagactcctgagagaaaaaaataagaatgaaaaaaatattatacGGTGGCGGTAAAGaggaaaagaaatagaatataacAGAGTTTTTTTTGGgtgagtttttccttttttttatgtcttttttttcaaaaaagacaGAAATCCTGATTCTTTTACCAAGGAAAAAAAACGATGAGATGTGTTGTAGGAAAAAAGAAGTGAGAAATATCATTggaaaaatacaaaaagaaaaggtTATCCCAATTAGTGATGTTGAGGCAAAACTGCAAAAGAAAAGAAGTATAGCCTTTGCCGCCAAAGAGGAATCCAAATTGCATCAATGTTTGGAGGTTCCTCTAAGTTGCTGATTGGTTGCTGTTTTGGAGGCTCCAAATTGCTGCTCATGTTGCTGTTATGGACAGAGGCGGTGGCAGAATCCGGCGGAGAGAAAAGACGAGAGAAAGGAAATAATTGTTGGAAAGGAAAGACGAACGATAATAAGAAGAATtacgaagaagaggaagaagagaaagttaGCTTCGGAGAAGAGGAGAGAGAGCGCAGCTAGCGGTAGAAGAAATAAGCCAATAAActgctcaaataaatttttatcgaatcgaacttcgaatagctcacgaataacttgactcatttacacccctaatgaGATACATCCACATTATACCACGCCACGCCATGCCACGCCACGCCACATGACGAATCAACCCTCTTTAAAGTTCCAAGGAAGATGTGGCTACTCAGTCAGTGGCTTTCACGTAATTTTCTACTCTGCTGCGCCTTCTTATGACCccttctttccttttatagaaatctcCCCGTTTACCGTTGTGTTATAAGATAGAATTCCCACTCCCCTCGGTAAACTGCTCGACCATTACCCACTCGACAGCCTGGCAAAAGGCTACGTTTAAAGTTACCCATTACTTTTCGAAATCTACGCCTTCCTTGTGTCGTTCAATTGGGAGAGACAGCTACGAGTACGGATTGAGTAAATGGGCGTGGATTTAGAACTCCAACTTCGAAACAGTATCGCGTACCATATCATATCCACCCGCAGGCCGTAACCGGGTCAGGCCCGTGAGGTGGGCCCCGCTTTTGTGACGCTGCGTGACGTCGGTGGTCCCGGCGGGTGCAGAACGCAGAGTTTCGCCCGTGGGAAGCAGGAAGTTAGCAGCTGCATTGGCCTCGCTCCCGTGCGGCCGCAAATCGAGATTGACACTACGGTTAACTGCATATCTTTTTACTATACGAACAACATTCCTGTCGTCCATCGCCTGGATCAGAGTGAACGGACGGTCGATGGCCAGTCcgaattttaatgctatttattatCGTTTGTCCCTGGAAAATATAATTACCATTTTGCCCCTAATGTAAGCCCCCTGCTTCGTGTCTCCATTTAAGTATCGACTCGCAACGGGCGGAGACTACCCTCTCCCTGTCTTCCGCTCTGCGGCGGCGAATCGATCTCTGCGAGGTGTTCTCGATGGTCGTTTCCGCGATCTGAAACTGATCTGGTTGTGCCGGCTGACAGATCCTCGTTTCTTCGCTCAATTTTTTGGTCGCGCGATGACCCATTCTGGGCGATCGGACGGACCGTCCCTTCGATCGCCGTCGGCGGATCTGGAACCTTGGCGATGCCCTCGATCGATTCTCTAGTAGGTGTTTGTCTTGGGATGTTTGATTTGTTGTGGAGGAGGAGACATTTCCTTTcttgttgttttttttcttgGCAACATTTGATTAAGTGGATTTGATTCTGATTCACAGGTTATGCCTGTAGTTGGCCTTCTGATGTCGAAGCTTGTTCTTGGATCTGGAGATCTGGGGTTCCTTATTACTAGCTTAGATACATGATACCATTTTTTTCGTGGGGATTTAGGCAAGGAGCGGATGATGCGCTGAAAATGATTGTGACCAATTGAGATTAGTTGGCCATTATCCAATGAGGTAAAATCACATCTATGACCATTTACTTGATCAATTTTCCGGGCAACGTTTCTGTTTTATCTGTCTATTGGTATATAAGACATTCTGCATTTGATTGATTGCTCATTAGTCGAGGGAATATTCCAGCTCTCGACCAAAAAGATGCGTGCTTGCTATgaaaaaaatatgatataatGTCTTTCCATTCAATTAATTGGAACCATAAAATCGTGGTATTGTGTGAACTGCAATCGAACTGGTTCATTGGAGAGTTGTATAGTGAGCTTCATCTGCAGTAGGACTATTTTGCTGTTTCATCCTAAATAATATATGGCACTTTTATATGTGTATCACTTTTGTGCACATGTCCACTTTGTGGACGAACTAAACATTTATGGACCTATATTGTTGATCAGAGAAAAAATGAAAGCAACTATATGAACCCAGGTTGAACTCAAAAAGGGCTCTGCCTATAACTTTTAAACACCGTGTCCTGAACTCAGGTTACTCATATTCATGGTTAAGCTGtgaaagttctaatgtttaagcTGGGTCGCTGTGGTTCTATGAGATTCAGGAGATCGAAACTTGATACTTCATAGAAATCACATTATTGTGGCGTATATTGCATCAAAGAGTATATCCAAATGTAGACTCCCTAAAATCACATCAGAATCAGTAGTGAACTTGACAgggtaattatttatttttcatatagtTAGATAGCTAACTTTTTTCCAATGCATATAGTTAGAAAATATACACAAAATTTGGTTCTAGAGGTACTAACTGTTTTGGGAAACCTTATCTATTGctaaattgcaaaaaaaaaaaaaacttgttttacttTGAGCGGCAGTTGGTTATTTACAACACATATTTGGAGATAGAGGAATATCTTTTGCACCATATTGTGAATTTTCTCCCATATGTTTGAGGAAATCTCTTTTAGTTGCAACATAATGTCAATCTTTTTCCATAGGTATCCATCTAATAAATGAACATCTTGGAATTTCAATTCTTACAAAAATTCATCTCCCGAACTGTCAAATGAAAAGTAATATACTAGATGACTTAACTTATTGTTAAAAAACATAGTGATCATATCTCTTTTGCTAACTCCACTGTGATGATCTATATATTCTCTAGATATGTCGTTCTAGTATGCCTATTCATGTTGTTGGACTACAGATATGGTTAACGAAGGCTCAAAATAGATGGTTCTGCCATAAGTTTGGAGTTAAAGGCCATATACTCTATACCAATATCTACAGTGGTTCTCATGTGTAGGAAAGGTCAAATTTCCTGTTTGACGACTTAACTATGATTTCACTTGATGCTTTTGCTACTAGCCTTCATGGTGTTGATGTTATTTGGAAGTTCATCTTTGTATAGATTTGTATTGCTACAAAACCAACCAAAAACTAGAACTTGATGTGGTCAATTTATTAGTTTAATTTATGTATGAATTCAAGGAACCCATCTTGTCATCATTGCTTTAGATGATGTCAAAACTACTCAATTCCTATACAAGAATTCAATTGGGGAGGCAGAATTTGTTCACCTTTTTAATTAGTTAATGATTTCAAGTCATCTTCAGCATGAATTTCTGTACCATGATTTGTGTATGCACACATGCACATACTTTTCTATATGTTCACTCAGTAATATCTGCTTTGCTGGTTGTCTATAGTTGTATATATGCTATTTATTGTTTTTTCTCCAATTGTATCTCTTTCTATGTATATTTCCTCACATTCATCTTTCcccaattttttattttgaagcaGTGTTGAATTGACTCAAGCATTCATGTCATCCCATATTCCAACATTGTCTGAAAAGCATGAAAGTGGAATAACAAAATCCTTGTTCCGTACATTGTCTGAAAAGTATGGTACAACAAAATCCTTGTTCTGAATTTAAATTCATGGTGTTGGGTCTTTTGTATTTTTGGTTCAACTATAACATCCATGTGTCGAGTCCTCTTTCCCTATATGCACTATAAGTAGAATTTcgcccccacgggctggatcagctggaaGGGTGCCTGACGCTTGCAACGGAGGTTCAGGGGTCGAGGGTCGCCAGTTGCACACGGGCGTAAAATCTCGGTCTGCTGCGCTTTAAATTCCATTCGACCCCCTGTCACCCCTCCTGCCTAgcttaaccgtgatttactccctctggatATCTGTGGGGCCGGAcccagggggccgctaaggtggcggttccaccttttgcaACTATAAGTagaatttccttgacatatatgCTCACCTTCACCATATCTTTGGTCCATTTTTTGACATCCATGTACGACTCTTCTTTCCTCGCTTTGTACTGTAGGTTGGATATTTTGAATATACATGTGCACTATTTTTCATCTTCATCATATTTTAACTTGGTTGTAAAGCGTAGTAGTTATTTGGATCTTGGGATGCCAAACCATTGGTTGCTTGAAAATAAGATTATTTAAGCAAAATGCAAATGTAACAGCATTAGGTTCATTTTGGTGAAAATGGACAAAATTATCAACATGAGTTAtatgatctttttttttttgttacaagACATTAATTCACATTACCAAGGTTTACCATTTCATGGACAAGCTACCAATACCTCTCTGCCATATGCATAATTGGCTGGCCCCAGAAGTTTATATGGCCATGCGCCTATCATCTTCCACACATCATTGTTTGGTGCACCTTTCTCTTTCTAGTATTGTACTTGccaaaggttttttttttcctattcccTGTACATAGTCTAGTGCAAAATAGTTGTTTCTAGCATATACCTTGAAAGTACTAAATTATACAATAGTTCTTGGTAATTGGTATAAATGGTTGTACCCATGCTGCCTGTTCTACATTAAAAACCTCACAGTTAAAACTGTGAAATTCTCACCTATTTTGGAGTCTATCGGTTAATTTATGCAAGCTTGGACTTGCAAGTACAACTACTTCCATCATATGAATTACTGCTAAATTTCATGGGTCAGGTGACATCAATCTGATCTTTGTGATCCATTCCTCAATTAGCATAATGTCTGGTTGTTATTTGGCCTATTATGCATTCACAGTAATAGTTGATGGTGGTAACtcttgtatttctcttctttcctGAAGTCAAATCTCTAgttttgttatgtttttttttatatgccATGAAGTTGTATGTAACCTTAGCATTTGGAAATAATATCTACACTTGTGATTTAATTatgtttcctttttcttaagagcctaatattttttttcagtGATCTCTGTATAATTGCGTGACTGCTGATAGTCAAGGTACTCATGCAAGGAACCCTCAGAGGAATGGAACTACAACTTGGCAAGATGGGAACCATGAGTGCCACTCTAAATTATCTATTACAGATTTTAGGATCTTTTAGTCCGGATTGTGGTTCTTTGCACAAGTATTTATTGGATTGCTTACTTTTAACAAATAATCGGAGCTTATTGGGGGAGGAGAAGGATATGTTTGACAAAGATGTGAATGTTGATAGCTTGAATATTAGAGGCTTAAAAGGTAAAAGGCTTACGGTGAAGATTCAAACTGGAGATAGTCGTACTGATCAAAGATCGAATGATAGTTTTTTTCCTGGACTCTATGATGATGTTGCACTAGTTTGTTTGGCCTTCATATGTAGGTCTGATTACCCTTCACTTGCCTGTCTGAATAGAAGGTTTAACTCACTGATTCGTAGTGGTTGTCTTTATAAATTAAGGAGACAGCACGGTGTTATGGAACACTGGGTTTACCTGGCATGTAGTTTGATGCCTTGGGAAGCATTTGATCCTTTCAGGCGCAGATGGATGAGGTTGCCAAGGATGCCATGTGACGATTGCTTCTCTTGTGCAGATAAGGAATCTCTAGCTGTGGGAACCCAGCTACTTGTTTTTGGCCGTGAAGTAATAGGCTTCGTTATTTGGGTGTACAGTTTGATAAGGCGTGACTGGTCTAGATGCAAACCTATGAACTTACCTCGTTGCCTTTTTGGATCTGGAAGCTCTGGGGAAATCGCTATTGTTGCTGGCGGAAGTGATTCGCTTGGACGCACTTCAAAGTGTGTGGAGATGTACAATTCGGAGACTGGTGCTTGGGAGACTCTACCAGATATGAATGTCCCAAGGAGATTATGTTCTGGCTTCTTTATGGATGGAAAATTTTATGTTATAGGGGGCATGTCAAACCATACAGATTCTTTAACCTGTGGTGAGGAATATAATCTTCAAACAAGGACATGGCGAAGAATTAGGGACATGTATCCTGGTGGTAATCGAGCTACTCAATCCCCTCCTCTTGTTGCTGTTGTAAATAATCAGCTTTATGCTGCAGATCAATCTACAAATGAGGTAAAGAAGTACGACAAGGCAAATAACACCTGGAACGTTGTAAGGCGATTGCCTGTGAGAGCCGACTACTCAAATGGTTGGGGCCTTGCTTTCAAAGCATGTGACGATAAACTGTTAGTGATTGGTGGCCATAGAGGACCTCAAGGTGAAGTAATTATTCTGCACTATTGGCGTCCTGAAGATGGAAATGCAAGTGGAACAGAGTGGGCTGTGCTTTCTATTCGAGAAAGAGCTGGCGCTTTTGTCTACAATTGTGCAATAATGGGTTGCTAATTCAGATATCAATTTGATATTATTCATGGATTACTAAGAGTTGGGCATATTCAATTCATGGAACCACTTATTTGGCtgggtaattttttattttctttttttttgcttCCAAGTACCTCTACATGATAATTTGTAGTCAGGCGATTTATGCTACTTTGTGCTCTTGCAATTTAAGGTCTCTAGACACAAAGTAACCATTGAATTAATCTGGATGCTTCTTTTTTCTTACTCTAAACTCCCATTCAGTTGCATTCTTTATGCTTGTTCATTTGATCTTCTTAAATTAAGATTTGCTTAGCAATGTTTTTTTTGGCGACTACGAGTTTATATTGCAACTAAGATCTCTCTCTTATTTCCTGTGTTGTGCTCTCTTATTCTgagtttaaggaaaaaaaattgaaaagaaaggGAATCCTTCCTATTTGAAAGTTATATAAACTTACAGGTTGACAATGTTTTTTACAAACCTTTTTACTTGATAGGTGTCATTGTCTATATGACATCTAATTCCAGCGTAAACATGCTTTGCTGGAACTAAAAAAGACCATAATTACGCTGAATTTCCTATGCATTTGGATACTAAATCAGTGATATCATCATAACCATATACATTTTaccaagtttaaaaaaaaatcattatataTGTATTGGATATGTCTGTTATTCATGTTTATTTCAAGTAGCcattaatatattataataattgttgatttaatttattcGAGTTAAACtatgataattttaattatgtgcatagttctttaaattagataataacatttttttaattgatatatttATTGATACTATGCCGCACAACTGCACATTATATATATGTAATTAATTAGCAATCTGAAAATCTTCCCCTATTAGTTTAACATGTTATTTTGGAAACTAGTTTGTACCAGTAAATATTGCATTGGAAATTTTATACGAATTGCTTATGTTGTAGTTTATTTCTCCAATCTAATTCTGTTTTAGGTTGGTAAATGTTATTTTATACAGCctatttattttgtattttccTGATCAGTGTGTAAAGCTATAAATAGAGATCAATATATCATAATTAATATATGACTATAAATAGAGAGGTGACTGTAAATGGAGAGGAATTGATTCTTATAAATTAGCCTTTAATTGTTGTAAATTCATTTATTTATTGAATAAGTGGGTGAAATAAAAAGACATCAAGACATTCCATCAAGAAAAGTTATCATGGTATTAGAGTCTCATCTCAAGAGTTTTAGAATTTATGTTATTGCTCTTTTGGAGTTTTAGGTCGCTGTACAAGCTTAGTCTGGTTTCATTAGTATTTTGGTTAAGGTTGCTTGATATTTTAGGAGAGAGCTCActgttttggtaaaaaaaaaattcttgaagTCAGTATTAGGTTTGTTGTCTCTCTATTTGTGGTGTTCTTCTTGTCTACTAAAATGACTGGTAGCAATTATAAGTTGT
Coding sequences within it:
- the LOC122015868 gene encoding F-box/kelch-repeat protein At5g60570-like yields the protein MQGTLRGMELQLGKMGTMSATLNYLLQILGSFSPDCGSLHKYLLDCLLLTNNRSLLGEEKDMFDKDVNVDSLNIRGLKGKRLTVKIQTGDSRTDQRSNDSFFPGLYDDVALVCLAFICRSDYPSLACLNRRFNSLIRSGCLYKLRRQHGVMEHWVYLACSLMPWEAFDPFRRRWMRLPRMPCDDCFSCADKESLAVGTQLLVFGREVIGFVIWVYSLIRRDWSRCKPMNLPRCLFGSGSSGEIAIVAGGSDSLGRTSKCVEMYNSETGAWETLPDMNVPRRLCSGFFMDGKFYVIGGMSNHTDSLTCGEEYNLQTRTWRRIRDMYPGGNRATQSPPLVAVVNNQLYAADQSTNEVKKYDKANNTWNVVRRLPVRADYSNGWGLAFKACDDKLLVIGGHRGPQGEVIILHYWRPEDGNASGTEWAVLSIRERAGAFVYNCAIMGC